One part of the Capricornis sumatraensis isolate serow.1 chromosome 13, serow.2, whole genome shotgun sequence genome encodes these proteins:
- the GJA1 gene encoding gap junction alpha-1 protein, which yields MGDWSALGKLLDKVQAYSTAGGKVWLSVLFIFRILLLGTAVESAWGDEQSAFRCNTQQPGCENVCYDKSFPISHVRFWVLQIIFVSVPTLLYLAHVFYVMRKEEKLNKKEEELKVAQTDGANVDMHLKQIEIKKFKYGIEEHGKVKMRGGLLRTYIISILFKSVFEVAFLLIQWYIYGFSLSAVYTCKRDPCPHQVDCFLSRPTEKTIFIIFMLVVSLVSLALNIIELFYVFFKGVKDRVKGKSDPYHTTTGPLSPSKDCGSPKYAYFNGCSSPTAPLSPMSPPGYKLVTGDRNNSSCRNYNKQASEQNWANYSAEQNRMGQAGSTISNSHAQPFDFPDDHQNSKKLDAGHELQPLAIVDQRPSSRASSRASSRPRPDDLEI from the coding sequence ATGGGTGACTGGAGTGCCTTAGGCAAACTCCTTGACAAGGTTCAAGCCTATTCCACCGCTGGAGGGAAGGTGTGGCTGTCAGTCCTTTTCATTTTCCGAATCCTGCTACTGGGGACAGCCGTTGAGTCAGCCTGGGGTGATGAGCAGTCTGCCTTTCGTTGTAACACTCAGCAACCTGGTTGTGAAAATGTCTGCTATGACAAATCCTTCCCAATCTCTCATGTGCGCTTCTGGGTCCTGCAGATCATATTTGTGTCTGTCCCCACACTCTTATACCTGGCTCATGTGTTCTACGTGATGCGAAAGGAAGAGAAACTGAACAAGAAAGAGGAGGAACTCAAAGTTGCCCAAACTGATGGTGCCAATGTGGACATGCACTTGAAGCAGATTGAAATTAAGAAGTTCAAGTATGGCATTGAAGAGCACGGCAAGGTGAAGATGCGAGGGGGCTTGCTGAGAACCTACATCATCAGTATCCTCTTCAAGTCTGTCTTCGAGGTGGCCTTCTTGCTGATCCAGTGGTACATCTATGGATTCAGCTTGAGTGCCGTTTACACTTGCAAAAGAGATCCCTGCCCGCATCAGGTGGACTGTTTCCTTTCTCGGCCCACGGAGAAGACCATCTTCATCATCTTCATGCTTGTCGTGTCGTTGGTGTCTCTTGCCTTGAACATCATCGAACTCTTCTATGTCTTCTTCAAGGGTGTTAAGGATCGTGTGAAGGGAAAGAGCGATCCTTACCACACTACCACTGGCCCACTGAGCCCCTCCAAAGACTGTGGATCTCCAAAATATGCTTATTTCAATGGCTGCTCCTCCCCAACCGCTCCTCTCTCGCCCATGTCTCCTCCCGGGTACAAGCTGGTCACCGGAGACAGAAACAACTCTTCCTGCCGCAATTACAACAAGCAAGCAAGTGAGCAAAACTGGGCCAATTACAGCGCAGAACAAAATCGAATGGGGCAGGCAGGCAGCACCATCTCTAACTCCCACGCACAGCCTTTTGATTTCCCAGATGACCACCAGAATTCTAAAAAACTTGATGCTGGCCACGAACTACAGCCTCTAGCCATTGTGGACCAGCGGCCTTCCAGCAGAGCCAGCAGTCGCGCCAGCAGCCGACCCCGGCCTGATGACCTGGAGATCTAG